The Alligator mississippiensis isolate rAllMis1 chromosome 11, rAllMis1, whole genome shotgun sequence genomic interval CCGCAGAGAATTGCCACCTATCTTCCCAATGGGGGCAAAGACAAGTTGTCCTCAGGGGAGATGGCAGCCCAGTATTCATGCATAACTTTGTCTGTGCTATTACATATGCACATGTGgatgcccctcttcccccaccccacacacgctgcatttattcacataccacatACATCTCTCCCCCCAAAATTAGCAATCGAAAATTGGGATATGTGTCTTAAATGATTAAACTGATTTCTAAACAGTTTagttaaaaatacattttgacaTAGAGGTACCTGACATTATTCAAATGGGACTACTATACACACTTGCGGAGTCAGTTCTGTAGTGGTTGCAAACAGGTGGGCTtgtgaataaaaaaataaaagtgttttatATCTTCTTTATAACTTGTTATATTACATTACTTATTTCCAAGGAAAAAactctttttatttttcattctgccttcacAAAAAAAGGCATATTTTATTTGCAGGTCTGTGGTATGTGACAAAATACAGTGTATACTTACCTGCTCTCTCACCTACAAAGAAAAATCTCACTCCAAACTATTTGCCTTTACTCAGGAAAAAATTGAGACTCAGCTAGTGATTCTCAGGAAAGAAAGACTGAAGCTTCAGAAGTTTATagtgaagaaagaaaatgtaCACCAGAAATATTTGGTAGGTACCCACACAGCATTTCCTATATACCTGCTGAGTTAATCTGGTTTCTTCTCTGAGTCTCTGTGGCAATATTTCTCTGCCTTTGGTGGGTGTGACTGAGTTTCTTTGTGATAATGTGTTGTTTCATGAGAGGGGCACATGTGTGGGTTTGTGTTTAAATGTCACACACTGGGCACATATACATAAGACGCTGTAATGCCCAGTAgcttattctactgtgcattagtgtattgcAGCACAAACCATGCTAATGTGTTAATGCGTAGTGAAATTATTCTAGTGCGCATCAAGTGTTGCAAAAAAACGTTCACtttgctactgtgtattagcacaggctaatgcacctttgtgtagtacctcatattcgaggtactaaacttaatatgcagtagcacaGGTGCGTAAATGAACGTGTAAACATGTCAACTGACTACTGGGTTACTGAAGTCCCTATCTAAAGCTCCAAGCCTGCAGTTACTCATGGTAAGTAGTAAACTTCCCCAAGCGGTTTCTTTAGGTCCTGTAGAATATACGTTTTTTACTTATCTTCTGGCTAGGATAAGGAATGGCATGAGATGATTAGAGAATCCCTAATACACATGTGATGCAAACAAAGAGCTTTAAATGCCTAGCTGGAAACTGAGAACTTAGAGGGTTGCATTTAAGTTTTCCCTGCTGCATACCCAAGCCTTTCTGAAATATCCACCAACTCTTTCCCTATCTCTGGCTTGTCTTTTTTCTGATTTGTATCTGTTTGTTACAGAATCATGTACAAGCTAAGAGGCAAAAGATCACAAATGAATTTAAAGAACTGCACCAGTTTCTGGAGGAACAAGAACAAATCCTGCTGGCCTTGGTGAGAGTGGTGGAAGAGGAGATTGTGAAAGAACAGAAGGATTTTGTCACCAGGCTCTTGGAGGAAATAGCTGGCCTCAGTGAGCTGATTAGTAAGATAgaggagaagtgccagcagccaTCGAGTGAGTTCCTGCAGGTAAGATTGTGTTAGACGCACCTCATAGTTGtgcacaaggaaaaaaagaagctcCTGAAGTggaaacctgggaaaataaataTACTGTTGCTAGCTCAGGAAACCATCCTTCATCTGGAAAGGTCTTAAGTATGCTCTCACCTTCAAGATGATGTTGTGCTTGGTTGCTTTTGTGCACGAGGACATTTTGATGCAAACAGTGCCTGAAGCCCAAAGCAGGGAGGCAAAACAGGTGGGATCCTCGGTGTAAGGCACTATAGAAATCAactccattttctctctcttcctcctagGACATTAGAGACACCTTGAGCAGGTATGTGATTCCTTCTTATGCCCCCTCACACTCGACTGTGCAGGGAAGAGATGCTGCACTTCACTTTTACACTGTATCTCCCTAGTGCACAGGAGCTGAGGTTTCTGTGGTGGAGGTTTCTCACTTGGGATCTTCCTCCATTGAGATTCATGCTGAGATTACAGCCTCAGAGGAGCCTGGAGACCAGGCTGCAAAATCTAGAGCCTAAAGGGAAGGATTATTTACGTTACAGTCATGAAGAATTGGCTTCTCTAGGTGTCACAGAAGAGGGAGTTTGTGTCTCTTGCCTCTGTAACAATGGTAACAGTCCAGTCACTGGAGCCTAATCTTTGCTTGGATGTTCAATATGATATAGTCTGTATTTTCTTGGCCTAATTCAAAACGGCCAATTGCCTTGCTCTCAAAGACCAGCAACACCTTTGTCACCCGTTGTCCTACCTTTTGGGCCCATAAAACAGTGagggtcaacctttttggcaggagtgcctcCCTGAGTGCTAgtcccacctccttcccctgaACAATCTGCAGCTTTGCTTCCTGCCCAACGCTCCCTGCCTAACCTGCTACTCTGttcactgctccctgccttatctgccattgtgctgcctgtctcTTCCATGATCTGCCATGTACCACACACAAAAAgctgctcatgccacttgtggcacttgtgctgcaggttgaCCATCCCTGCCATAAAACATCATGAACTACAGAAAAAATTCAGggcaaaaacaattaaaaaaaagaccaaaataaAAACCAGTGGGAGGGAGGATAGTATTTTCCAATATCCATTTCCCAAATTATTTATTACTTAATGTCTGAACAGAGCTACATGAGGAAGGGCGTTACATTAACAAAAGGAGATTATTAAATCATGCTGTTGTATGTAATTGCCATTTTATAAGTTCAGTAGCTCTATAAGAACTGAATAGTCATGGATTGATTAAGGACTGAATAAAGTGTATTTATTCCCTTCTAGGTATGAAAATGTCAAGTTTCAGAAAGCAGAGTTTTTTTCTATAGACcttcaaaaaaaaatccacaattttgcTGAAACATGCAAAACTCTAGAAGATACAACAATGAAATTCAAAGGTAAAAGGGGCTAAAAGGTGTAATATTGATTCATGTAATTGACCCTGTTGTTTGGAATTGAGATTTGGAAAATTTCAATAACAAGAGCAGTCCTGTTATTGCTAGAAGTGAGGAAGCATGGAATctcagctgtattttttttctttttagatcaTCTCTtggaagaaatgggaaaaaatagAGGTAAACTTCAAAGTCTGAAAAGGCCACATTTTTTCTTAAACTGAATACACAGGTTATGAAGGAAGTAATGAGTTTTGTGGGTAATAACATTTATCAGACTATCTACATAGTCGGgagagatttagacaagcttcCTAACAAAAGCTAACCTTTCAAAGGTCACCTATAAACAGGCTGTACTCTGGGTGCCTACAGATTATtttgaaagcttttttgaagCAGAATTTAAGATTAAAACAAAACCtctaaatattacattttctgaTCAAACAAAATATTACAATTTGCTGAAAATGATATTCCTCCTATTTTGccagaaaaagcaaaaatatcaTTTATTGATACCCTGCAATCCTTTTTTTGTTTAGCTTTTTAAGTTGGCCAATTAAAATAATGCACTTAGCCCCATGCAAATACTTGGTGTGAAGTATAATGAGGCAGGCATGAGACTTCCATTTTTGTGGGCAAATTGATAAAAcacaggattaggattcagaatacCTCAGTTCTGTTCCCATACAACTGATAGTCTCGTGGTCAGCCATCCTATGTCCTCTCTCGCCTCAGTTGCTCCATGTGTAAAAGGAGGTATTAACACTGACATTTTTTGTACAAATACTATTTGTAAATACTTAGAGAGTTGATGAAACAAACTCTATAAGACAAAGGCAGAAGGTAGAGCACAGTGATGGCTTGGAAATGAACTTGTtcacagaggcatgagcttttgtaggcaacaacctactttgtcagaggCTGCCTTGTAAGTGCACATCcacaagtgcacacatgcagggacttgcaTTTGCTGTGGCGCAAATAGCAGTGGCCattatttgtgccactgctttgtgccccagggcatgcccCTACATGCTTGCTCTGGTGCATGCCAAATTGtcccaggtgaggtaggggaggctgaggcttgcacctgtgctggccacagtagccttacctggagtcccgGGGAGCCTCCCAGGACCCCAGCAGGGCCAATCTGGCTGCATAGAGCCTGGCCAGTAGGCAGaacatggctctgggtggcctggcTTCATTTCTGGTGATGCACACAGCAACAGTATGCAACACACtgctttttttggtgggggaaagctttttttttttttacactgggaccTCCTGGTGGTGAATGGTGGCATCACGCTGCTATGGGTGTACATGCACCATGTGTGGCTTGTGGCACCTCAGACCCCATGTGCACagttgtctggacatgccctacaGTACTGCCTTGCCCTTCCTTTTGCCTGGCTTCCAACTAACACAACTAGCAATGCCAGAGCAAGATACTGTTTCTTGTAAAGGCCTTGTTGGAGTAAAGGAATAAAGAGGAAGAGTATAAACTTGtcagcataataataataataataataaatttctGACTTTCTCCCCAGTGGACGTTATTTTGGATCCAGCAACAGCTCATTCAAACCTAACCTGTCTGAAGATCAGAGAAGTGTGGAATACAAACAGGCAGAACAAACTCAGCCTGACAATCCTGAGAGATTCAGttctgctctgtgtgtgttgGGCTCTGAAGGGTTTCTGGCAGGGAAACATTACTGGGAGGTGGAAGTGGGAAATCAGGAAGGCTGGACAATTGGGACTGCTAGGACATCAGTGAAGAGGAAGGGATGGTTCTGTTTTAAACCTGAGGAAGGAGTTTGGGCTCTGAGGCAGCGCTGAAACCTTCTCCAAGCTCTCACCTCTCCTCGAGTCCTTTTGACTCTCACAAAGAGACCCACAAAGATCAGAGTTTATCTGGACtatggcagggggcaggtgtCATTTTATGATGCTGATAATGGAACACCAATCTTTACTTTCAATGATTCTTTCAATGAAAAAATCTTCCCTTTCTTTTCACTTTGGTCTCCAGGCACATACATTAAACCGTATTCTTGAAAGGTAATAAATACATTACATAGGTTATCATTTGTCCTACTATAGGATAAGATATCAGTTTACTGAAGTGTACATTTTAAAGAACCGTGTAAAAAGCTAACATGCTGGAATTAGTCTCTTGAACATTATTGCAGAAGAGAATTTTATAATGCTTAACAGACAACCTAGAAGTGATGTACCCATTTCTCCTATGATGCTTGCTCCTTTGTTACAACTAAAGGAGCAAGCATCATAGATTACATAGTAATAGTACCACGTATGTAGCATAAATATAAATCATTTTAAATTCTGCCATGTATGGAGAGTAATGGCTGCCATCACTCCCCAGAAGTTCCATTAGGATTTTATGATGAGTCTTCCCTACAAACTGTCCAGTTAGCTCCCAGTTACTTCTACAGTTTAAAAGTAATCCATAAAAGAATCAAATGGAACAATGGAGCTGAGATAGAAATGTGTTGCTCCTTTCAAAGGCTGGTCTTAGGCTACTCATTTTgtgttttcaaagaaaaaagaacCCCAAGAAGCAATTactcaatgggtgtgtctacatgtgcatttatgctggtttaaatttaatgtgcagtaaattactgcgtagtaagtgggaataggccagtgtctacatgtgcaggcattaaagcacatcaatgctatgtgtggactgacttgggactgaaattagtcccaaatcagtctacacacacagtgttactgcgcagtaaggcgtctacatgtgtgttactgtgcagcaattaactgggcataaatttgatacctgcataatgcagatatcaaatttatggcCAAGTCAGCATAaaacaccatatttactgcacagtacaggtgcgcatgtgtagacatttgcccataatgcacagtaatttcagttccTGCACAGTAGATGTGCAATGTAGACACGGCCATTGTGAAGTAGTTGTTCAGCAGCTGTTAAAATAGTCTCAGAAAAAAGTGTGCCTTTGTAGGGATCAGGTGTTGGTGGCACAAACCCAGGTTTGATGAGGACTGCTCTAAAGCTAAAAATTCCTTAATAGTAGCCTTGAAGGAGTACAAGTCTAAAAATGAGTGTCAGTTTCCAATGGATCAaaaagattatattaaaataaaaaaaacttatAGCTAGAAAGAAGAAACAGTATCAAGGGAGGCTGTGGCAGTTGCAGGGaaaaattaaagttaaaaaagTTTCTTAGCAGATTATAGCCAAAggaacaaaatatatatataatcataaTCCCTGATGTGTATATTCCTGAAGAAAtatagattttgtttttaaaactaaGTTTAACAACTTACTTGCATTTGCTAAGGAAAAATTATGACTGTCTGCTAAAGAAAATTGTGTTTGTTAAATATCAAGCAGATCACAGCCTCACCTTTGAAACTCAGGTAGGTCGTGCATATCCCTATTTAGTAATGGAAAGGCCCCTGACCTTGGTTTTATGTCCCCAGAAATCTTCAAGGAATTTGCTGATGGGTGGTGTCCAATCTGACTCCCCAAAATTGATATAAATATTTTACAAGGCATCTATCCTAAGTATTGCACTGGAAATATAGTCCCAAGTTTTAAAAATGATGAGTGAGAGTCTGCAGGATATTGTCCAATTAATCGTATGTGTGTTCTAGccaaaatatttggaaaacaGTCATCTACATACATGGATCTCTGATGATAAGACATTTTGAGAAAAGACCAGGCCAGTTGCAGAGAAGGCTATTCTTGTATGGGCCACTGCTTGGCGTTGTATTATCTGGTATCAAAATATGTGAAAAAGACAAAATCATTTATATGTAGCCTTCATAGATTTAAAGGAGCTTTTGATTCCTAAAAACAACTAAAATTATAGAAGAAACTGGCAGTAATGTCACCAAAGCTTTCCTGGAATTAATCATTGCTTACTATTCAAATATAGCCTCTAGGGTGTGTTACCAGATTGAGTTGTACCACCAGTACATATGACACTGTATTTTAATATATGTACCCTGTTTATAATCTCTGCTCCATCAGAGTCCCCTCTCCAACTTGATTGATGTAATAATGTCACATTCCTTTTAACCTCAACTCCAGTCCTATAAACTCTACTGTGTCTGCTTTTCTTTAAGAATATGAACAATTTTTCCTCTGTAGTAATGGGAGTCACTTTGGAGCCTTGTTTTCATGTCACTCTTTCCCAATGGTCTCTCCCAGAAGAGGGTTCTGTGTATGGTCCTGCTGGTTTTGTTTGCCTATATTGTCCTTATTCTTTATGTATTTAATATCAAAGGTAAATGGTGGGGTGGGAGACTCCCTTCAATCTAGTGGGAAAGTTGGTTTATTTTAATAGCAAAGTGCCAGATTTTTTAGTTTCTTACTGATGAGCATGTCTTCAAAAGAAGCCCCATTGAAGTGAATGGAGCTATTCCTATTATTAATGGTGGAATTCAGTTTAGTTTTGGAGAAACC includes:
- the LOC102561222 gene encoding E3 ubiquitin-protein ligase TRIM15-like, whose product is MVPVEEAVQEYKEKIETQLVILRKERLKLQKFIVKKENVHQKYLNHVQAKRQKITNEFKELHQFLEEQEQILLALVRVVEEEIVKEQKDFVTRLLEEIAGLSELISKIEEKCQQPSSEFLQDIRDTLSRYENVKFQKAEFFSIDLQKKIHNFAETCKTLEDTTMKFKDHLLEEMGKNRVDVILDPATAHSNLTCLKIREVWNTNRQNKLSLTILRDSVLLCVCWALKGFWQGNITGRWKWEIRKAGQLGLLGHQ